DNA from Anaerolineae bacterium:
TTTGTCAAAACAAAATGGCTTGACTATGCACCGCAATAGGATATAAATTGTTCAGGGTTGAATATAATTTTGAGTTTTTAATTTTTAATTTTAAATGAAGGCAAAATCGTTTTTAATTTAATCCGCCAAAGGGCTCTATCAAATTTGGCGCAGCCAATTTCATATAAAAAGATGGAGCGCAGCGACTCATTAACTTTAGGCACTTTAATATACTTTAGCTCACTTTAGGCACTTTAATAATCCTAACACCTATTGACTGTTTCGTGATTGTTTTTTTATTTTTTGCCATAAGGGGAATATATGCCACAAATAACTCTCAAAGAGACAATAACTAAAAAAATAGAGATACCTATGGATACACTTTTTGAGCTTATTGATAACCTGACGGCTGAAGAACGAAAAAAGTTGTTAGTAAGACTCGAAGCAAAACCGGTTAAATTAAGACCTTTCAAAAAAGATAAAATTAATTCCATTTTAACTGACTTTGCGGCAACAAACTTGTATAAGGATGATTTCCTGAAGGATTTAGAAGAAGGACTGAAAAAATCATCAATATATTTATAGGTCAAAATGCCTGTTATTGCAGAACTCAGAGACGATATTAAAGAATACATAAAGAGGCACGAACTTTCTAAAAAGTGGGAAAAAGCCAAAAAACTTTTTGAAAACGATCCTTCGCATCCATCTCTTAATACCGAATTGCTTGAACCAAAACATCGCCTGATCTATTCTTTTAGAATAGACAGAAAATATCGTGCTCTATTCATCTGCTTGCCTGAAGATAAGGTAGAATTAATAGCTGTTACAAAACATTACCATAAATAAAACTATTTAAACTTTTTCTGTTTCGTGTTTTCGTACTTTCGTGTTTTCGTGATTGTTTTTTTAATTTTTTTCCTCTGTGATCTCTGTGGTTAACAAAATATAATTATGGAATTTGAACCGGTTATCGGGCTTGAGGTTCATGCCCAGCTAAAGACAAAAACAAAAATTTTCTGCAACTGCTCAACATCCTTCGGAGCTCCTCCAAACACCCATACATGTCCGGTATGTTTAGGCATGCCCGGAGTGCTTCCGGTACTTAATAAAAAGGTGGTTGAATACAGTCTGCGCACGGCCCTGGCTACAAACTGCGGAATTAACCGTGAAAGCAGGTTTGCCCGCAAAAACTATTTTTATCCCGACCTTCCAAAAGGGTACCAGATCTCCCAGTATGAACTTCCGATCGCGGAGCATGGATTCCTGAAAATAGAAACCAACGGCCGCAAAAAAGAGATCGGCATCACCAGGATACACATGGAAGAGGATGCAGGCAAGCTGACCCATGATTCTGACAGGCCGTTTAGCATGGTCGATTTCAACAGGACAGGGGTTCCCTTAATCGAGATAGTCAGCGAGCCGGATATCAGATCGCCCGAAGAGGCAGGCGCTTATCTCAGACAGCTCAGGTCGATCGTGCGTTATCTGGGTATATGCGACGGCAACATGGAGGAGGGAAGCTTTCGGTGTGATGCAAATGTATCGATCAGGCCGGTTGGGTCTGAAACTTTCGGCACACGCGCGGAGCTTAAAAATTTAAACTCCTTTAAGCATGTTGAAAAGGCGCTGCATTACGAGATAATAAGGCAAAGGGAAATTCTTGCTGAAAGCGGTCAGGTGGTACAGGAAACAAGGCTGTGGGACCCTGATAAAAACAGAACAACTTCAATGCGATCAAAGGAGGAGGCTCACGACTACAGATATTTTCCAGACCCTGATCTTTTACCCATTGTAATTGACGATATATGGATCAATGAGGTAAGGAAAAGCCTGCCCGAGCTTCCAAATGAAAAAACAAATCGCTTTATAAAGGAATTCTCCCTTTCTTCAAATAACGCCGAAGCATTGACATCAAGCCGGGAGGTTGCGGAATACTTTGAAGAATGTGTAAAACAATTCCCCAATCCAAAACAGGTTTGCAACTGGATTATGGGGGAGCTCACGGCTCTTTTGAATGCTGAAGGAAAAACAATATCAAAATCCCCTGTGTCTGCCAACGACCTTGCCGGGCTCCTCAAGCTTATTGATGACGGAATCATAAGCGGCAAGATCGCAAAAACCATATTTGAAGAAATGGCACAAACAGGCAAGGCCCCGGAACAGATAGTTACGGAAAAACAGCTTGTACAGGTTACAGATGTTTCAGCAATAGAGGAGGTTATATCAAAGGT
Protein-coding regions in this window:
- the gatB gene encoding Asp-tRNA(Asn)/Glu-tRNA(Gln) amidotransferase subunit GatB, whose amino-acid sequence is MEFEPVIGLEVHAQLKTKTKIFCNCSTSFGAPPNTHTCPVCLGMPGVLPVLNKKVVEYSLRTALATNCGINRESRFARKNYFYPDLPKGYQISQYELPIAEHGFLKIETNGRKKEIGITRIHMEEDAGKLTHDSDRPFSMVDFNRTGVPLIEIVSEPDIRSPEEAGAYLRQLRSIVRYLGICDGNMEEGSFRCDANVSIRPVGSETFGTRAELKNLNSFKHVEKALHYEIIRQREILAESGQVVQETRLWDPDKNRTTSMRSKEEAHDYRYFPDPDLLPIVIDDIWINEVRKSLPELPNEKTNRFIKEFSLSSNNAEALTSSREVAEYFEECVKQFPNPKQVCNWIMGELTALLNAEGKTISKSPVSANDLAGLLKLIDDGIISGKIAKTIFEEMAQTGKAPEQIVTEKQLVQVTDVSAIEEVISKVLAACPKEVEGYKNGKTNLLGFFVGQVMKETKGKANPKIVNEILRNKLKSCLQD